In one Rhodococcus sp. B50 genomic region, the following are encoded:
- a CDS encoding metal ABC transporter solute-binding protein, Zn/Mn family, whose translation MRLSSRTALAAAAVACATALAACGTDTSGAGAGADDDAISVVASTNVWGSIAQAVAGDRIEVRSLITEPNADPHSYEASPLDAAAISDASLVVYNGGGYDHFVDDILDAGGEKPAVVEAFALFESGAYSDLHAGHDHGTGSEDGTENDSDTTMSDDPSHEAGDGHSHEGHDHGGINEHVWYDLATADAVAHAVADRLAELDPEGAATYEANAAAFHENLHYVADVVDRIADTHGDAPVAQTETIGHYLVSAAALDDVTPTDFTNAIENGTDPSPAAIATTRQLLVDKQVRVLIYNPQTEDRISREMRTAAESSGVAVVEVFETLPDGVDYIQWQARTAETLAAALDTAS comes from the coding sequence GTGCGACTGTCCTCCCGCACGGCCCTCGCGGCCGCTGCCGTAGCCTGCGCGACCGCACTCGCCGCGTGCGGCACCGATACATCCGGTGCCGGTGCCGGTGCCGACGACGACGCGATCAGCGTCGTCGCCTCCACGAACGTGTGGGGGTCGATCGCGCAGGCTGTCGCCGGAGACCGCATCGAGGTCCGCTCCCTCATCACCGAGCCGAACGCCGACCCGCACTCCTACGAGGCCAGCCCCCTCGACGCCGCGGCGATCAGCGACGCCTCGCTCGTGGTCTACAACGGGGGCGGCTACGACCACTTCGTCGACGACATCCTCGACGCCGGTGGCGAGAAGCCGGCCGTCGTCGAGGCCTTCGCCCTGTTCGAGTCCGGCGCGTACTCGGACCTGCACGCCGGGCACGACCACGGCACCGGCAGCGAAGACGGCACCGAGAACGATTCGGACACAACCATGTCCGATGATCCTTCGCACGAGGCCGGCGACGGTCACTCGCACGAGGGTCACGACCACGGCGGCATCAACGAGCACGTCTGGTACGACCTCGCGACCGCCGACGCCGTTGCGCACGCGGTCGCCGACCGGCTCGCCGAGCTCGACCCCGAGGGTGCCGCCACCTACGAGGCCAACGCCGCGGCCTTCCATGAGAACCTGCACTACGTGGCGGATGTCGTCGACAGGATCGCCGACACGCACGGCGACGCTCCCGTCGCCCAGACCGAGACCATCGGTCACTACCTCGTCTCGGCCGCGGCACTCGACGACGTCACTCCCACGGACTTCACCAATGCCATCGAGAACGGCACCGACCCGTCCCCGGCGGCGATCGCGACGACGCGGCAACTGTTGGTCGACAAGCAGGTTCGCGTCCTGATCTACAACCCGCAGACCGAGGACCGGATCAGTCGCGAGATGCGCACGGCAGCAGAGTCGTCGGGCGTCGCGGTGGTCGAGGTTTTCGAAACCCTGCCCGACGGTGTCGACTACATTCAGTGGCAGGCCCGGACCGCCGAGACCCTCGCCGCCGCGCTCGATACCGCCTCCTGA
- a CDS encoding metal ABC transporter ATP-binding protein, producing the protein MTPPPSDRTPTVELRDARLAFGDRVLWEGLDLAVEPGEFLAVLGPNGAGKTSLLKVLLGQLPLTSGTATIAGQPVRTGNSHVGYVPQQKSLDEGVPLRGRDLVGLGMDGHLWGTGLRTRRRRRVAVDDAIAQVGAESYAGAPIGTLSGGEQQRLRIAQALVGDPRVLLCDEPLLSLDLANQHLVSSLIDRRRRDHDTSVLFVTHEINPILPLVDRVLYLVDGQFRIGTPAEVMTSQVLSELYRTDVEVLEMRGRLVVVGTGDAIDALGSAGGLRPGEGVHHDHEDHE; encoded by the coding sequence GTGACACCTCCTCCATCCGACCGCACACCCACCGTCGAACTCCGCGATGCCCGGCTGGCATTCGGAGATCGCGTCCTCTGGGAAGGTCTCGACCTCGCCGTCGAGCCCGGCGAGTTCCTGGCGGTGCTCGGGCCGAACGGTGCCGGCAAGACATCGCTGCTCAAGGTGTTGCTCGGCCAGCTCCCACTCACCTCCGGAACCGCGACGATCGCCGGACAACCCGTCCGAACCGGGAACTCCCACGTCGGCTACGTACCGCAGCAGAAGTCGCTCGACGAGGGCGTACCGCTCCGGGGGCGCGACCTCGTCGGCCTCGGCATGGACGGACACCTGTGGGGAACCGGCCTGCGGACCCGCCGGCGCCGCCGCGTCGCGGTCGACGACGCGATCGCCCAGGTGGGCGCCGAGTCCTACGCCGGTGCCCCGATCGGTACGCTCTCCGGTGGCGAGCAGCAGCGGCTGCGTATCGCGCAGGCGCTCGTCGGCGATCCACGGGTGCTTCTGTGCGACGAACCGTTGCTGAGTCTCGATCTCGCCAACCAGCACCTGGTGTCGTCGCTCATCGACCGCCGCCGCCGCGACCACGACACCTCCGTGCTGTTCGTCACCCACGAGATCAATCCGATCCTGCCGTTGGTGGATCGCGTGCTGTACCTCGTCGACGGCCAGTTCCGCATCGGCACTCCCGCCGAGGTGATGACCTCGCAGGTGCTCTCCGAGCTGTACCGCACCGACGTCGAGGTGCTCGAGATGCGCGGACGCCTGGTGGTCGTCGGCACCGGAGACGCTATCGACGCGCTCGGCAGTGCCGGCGGACTGCGCCCCGGGGAAGGCGTCCACCACGATCACGAGGACCATGAATGA
- a CDS encoding metal ABC transporter permease, producing the protein MSSKFTDALGRMFDVETTVQLLQYDFVQQALIAGAILGLLAGVIGPLIISRQMAFSVHGTSELSLTGAAAALIIGVSVGLGAVAGAVIAAILFGVLGTRARERDSVIGVVMAFGLGLAVLLLWAYDGRTGAAFSLLTGQIVAPGGTGIALLAACAAVVILTLLVIYRPLLFASTDPEVAAARGVPVRALSIVFAVLVGVTAALGVQIVGALLVMALLITPAASAARVVSGPLAATVLSVVFAEISAVGGILLALAPGVPVSAFITTIAFVIYMVCRVIGTARSRRGSGRVAAAA; encoded by the coding sequence ATGAGCAGCAAGTTCACCGACGCCCTGGGCCGGATGTTCGACGTGGAGACCACCGTCCAACTCCTGCAGTACGACTTCGTGCAGCAGGCACTGATCGCCGGCGCGATCCTCGGCCTGCTCGCCGGCGTGATCGGTCCGCTGATCATCAGCCGTCAGATGGCGTTCTCCGTGCACGGCACCTCCGAGCTGTCGCTCACCGGTGCCGCCGCGGCGCTCATCATCGGGGTCTCGGTGGGACTCGGCGCCGTCGCGGGTGCCGTGATCGCCGCGATCCTCTTCGGGGTCCTGGGAACACGTGCACGCGAACGGGACTCCGTCATCGGCGTGGTGATGGCCTTCGGTCTCGGCCTGGCCGTCCTGCTGCTGTGGGCCTACGACGGGCGCACCGGTGCCGCTTTCTCGTTGCTCACCGGCCAGATCGTGGCACCCGGCGGTACCGGGATCGCCCTGCTCGCCGCGTGCGCCGCCGTCGTGATCCTCACGCTCCTGGTGATCTACCGTCCGCTGTTGTTCGCCAGCACCGACCCGGAGGTGGCGGCCGCCCGCGGCGTCCCGGTCCGCGCGTTGTCGATCGTGTTCGCTGTACTGGTGGGTGTCACCGCCGCCCTCGGCGTGCAGATCGTCGGGGCGCTGCTGGTGATGGCACTGCTCATCACCCCGGCCGCCTCGGCGGCACGTGTGGTCAGCGGACCGCTCGCCGCCACCGTGCTGTCGGTGGTCTTCGCGGAGATCTCGGCGGTCGGCGGCATCCTGCTCGCACTGGCGCCGGGGGTGCCGGTCTCGGCGTTCATCACGACGATCGCGTTCGTCATCTACATGGTGTGCCGCGTGATCGGCACCGCCCGCAGCCGGCGGGGTTCCGGGCGGGTCGCCGCTGCGGCCTGA
- a CDS encoding LacI family DNA-binding transcriptional regulator, producing MSRSRQPRRQATLASIAAELKISRTTVSNAYNRPDQLSAELRERVLEVAKRRGYAGPDPMARSLRTRKAGAVGVLLTEALSYSFRDPAAMSFLSGLSEACEAAGQGLLLIPAGPGRTDDEAAQVVHRSSVDGFVVYSVPAEDPYLAAVLERHLPVVACDQPRGLENIPVVGIDDRRAMRDLAAHLIELGHRQIGMLSMRLGRERHDGVVDLSTIGTSGFHVQRERIRGVQDAMSAAGLAPDSLTVVERYTHTAEDGLSAAAQIMRVNPRITALVCTTDVLALGALAWANQMGLDVPGHLSITGFDGIDEAIREGLTTVRQPQKDKGRRAGELLLAAPSHSGVPALETLGTQLWFGATSGRVESEWYAE from the coding sequence ATGTCCAGGTCTCGTCAGCCGCGCCGACAGGCGACCCTGGCGTCGATAGCCGCCGAGTTGAAGATCTCCCGCACCACGGTCTCGAACGCGTACAACCGTCCCGATCAGTTGTCCGCCGAACTGCGTGAGCGTGTCCTCGAAGTCGCCAAGCGACGCGGATATGCCGGACCGGATCCGATGGCGCGGTCGCTGCGTACTCGGAAGGCCGGAGCGGTGGGGGTCCTGCTCACCGAAGCGTTGAGCTATTCCTTCAGGGATCCCGCGGCCATGAGCTTCCTGTCGGGACTGTCGGAGGCCTGCGAAGCGGCGGGGCAGGGACTGCTGCTCATCCCCGCCGGGCCCGGACGCACCGACGACGAGGCCGCGCAGGTCGTGCACCGGTCGTCCGTCGACGGTTTCGTCGTGTACTCGGTCCCCGCAGAGGATCCCTATCTGGCGGCCGTACTCGAACGGCACCTCCCCGTCGTCGCGTGCGACCAGCCGCGTGGACTCGAGAACATCCCGGTGGTGGGCATCGACGACCGGCGGGCGATGCGCGATCTCGCCGCCCATCTCATCGAGCTCGGCCACCGCCAGATCGGCATGTTGTCGATGCGCCTCGGCCGCGAACGACACGACGGGGTCGTCGATCTGTCGACCATCGGGACCAGCGGTTTCCACGTGCAGCGCGAACGCATCCGCGGCGTCCAGGACGCCATGAGCGCTGCGGGTCTGGCCCCCGACTCGCTCACCGTCGTCGAGCGCTACACCCACACCGCGGAGGACGGACTGTCCGCCGCAGCGCAGATCATGCGGGTCAACCCGCGGATCACCGCGCTCGTGTGCACCACCGACGTACTCGCGCTCGGCGCGCTCGCATGGGCCAACCAGATGGGTCTCGACGTGCCGGGGCATCTGTCGATCACCGGATTCGACGGCATCGACGAAGCGATCCGCGAAGGTCTCACGACCGTGCGGCAACCGCAGAAGGACAAGGGGCGGCGCGCCGGCGAATTGCTCCTCGCCGCCCCCTCGCATTCCGGGGTGCCCGCACTCGAGACCCTGGGGACCCAGCTGTGGTTCGGTGCCACCTCGGGCCGGGTGGAGAGCGAGTGGTACGCGGAATAG